From the genome of Pseudomonas sp. FP453:
CGCCCCACTCGGCGACACCGTCAGCGCCGTGGCAACCGGCGCCGATGCCAGCCCCTCGCCGAGCACTATTGTGTTCAGTGGTTGCATGGAGTTTGAACTGGGCAGCATCCATGGCCTTGGCAGGCTGATGCCGGGCCTGATGCTGATTGATGCCGGCGGCCAGCGTTACCCCGGCCTGGTACCGATCCTGACCACCATGGAACGCGAGGTCGGCGCCGCACGTATCGGCTTCGCCGGTATCCTCGCGCGTTTGGCCGACGTGGTGGCGGCCATGGTGGTTCGCGGCTGGGTGGAGTGCGCCTGCGGCAATGCCTCAGGCCTGGTCGCCGCCTTGCGCGACCCACGCCTGGCCGGTGCACTGCTTGCGCTCCATCAGCAACCGGGCCGCGACTGGACCGTCGCGCAGCTGGCAGCGCACTGCAATACCTCACGCTCGGTCTTTGCCGACCGCTTCCAGGCGACGATTGGCGTGGCCCCGCTGCGCTATGTCACCGAACTGCGCATGCGGCTGGCGAGCCAGTGGCTGACCCTCGAAAGGCTGCCGATCGAAGAGGTAGCGCAGCGTTTGGGCTACACGTCGCAGGCCGCCTTCAGTCGTGCGTTCAAGCGCATTACGGGCAAGACACCGGGATTGAGTCGTAAGGTAAGGCAGCCCGCTGATTAGGCTCAAGGTCAATCCAACCACTGGGTACACTCATGCTCTATTTGCATCGCCTCATCTTTTACCCGCTTTTATTGCTGGCTTTCTTGTGGGGTTTCTTCGCATTGCGGGTCAACCCACTCCCACTGATCTACAACTTTGAGTTTTTTGCATTACTCAAGGCGCTGTACATCGTCGGGTTTACAGCATCTTTCTGGCCATTGGCATATATACAACTGGTTGACTATATGCATTCACGCGCTGGAAAAAATGGCCGGCAGCACCTTGATTTCTCCAAGTCGTTGCAAAAGGATCTGATCGTCGCAGGGCTGACCGCCGTGGCGCTGGCCAGCATTTACTGGCAGGACTCAGCGAGCTATGTTTTTTCGGCAATCGACATTGCGTTCGTTGGTTTTCCCTTCCTGATCAACGCTCTGTACACCCTGATCCAGAGCACGCAAGTCCGTTTCGCCGGGAAGCCTATCCGCAAGCGAGCGCCATTGCTCATGTTCTGTGTGGTGCTGGGAGGGACTGCGACCGCGTATGGGTTGCTGGTGAAAAACGCTTCGGGTGAATTGGCTACGGATCAAGCGTTGTTCCTGCAGTTGACCATTTTGTTCGCCGGCTTCAGCTTCTTTTTAACCAGCAACTTCATGCTGGAGGCGTGGAAACAGGGGCGTTTCGAGAGTTCTGCGTTCATACGTTACTTCTTCACTGAGGTCGTCAGATCACAATCGAACCTGTATCGCGACCTGGACAACGTCCTGGAACCGTTCAACAAGCAGATGGCAACACGCAAATCGCAGCATGCTGCGGCGCTTCGTCGAAAGCACAAGAATCATTCTCGAAAGCGTTGATGATTGACCGCGGATCGGTGAGCATGCCCGGCCGCAATTCGCACGATAAAGGATAGAGCACAGTGTTCAAGGAGCTTATGGATGCCCTCGGCAAGGTCAAATCCCGCCCATTGCTGAACGTATTTCTGGCGTTGGCCTTTTCGACATTCATGGAAGGCGGCGGGCCACTGAAAGATCCGTTTTCCGTTGCCAGCCTGCTGTTGCCGGTCTTTTTGATGATTGCCAGTGTGTTGGTGCTCTCCTGGGTGCTCTGTGTAAACTACCTGAACAGCCGTCTTGCCGACCACGATCACTTCAGTTGGGGACCTTACCTTGGGGGCGTGGTATTGGCGTTCTGCCTGTGCGTGGCGTTCTGGTATGTGTCGACGTTTCCCGACCCGTTCAACCTGAAAATGCTCGGCAATGTCGAATTTATTCGGATGTTCACCCTGTACCTGTTTGCAATCGAAACGATCAACATCAAACGTTGAAAAAACCAACTCTCGTCTTTAAGTGCGACAAATGGACTTGGCAAACACATGATCAACACCATTATATCCTCACGCAAAACATTGACACTGCGTAACAACTCAACAAACCTATTCGATATTGATTCAATCTCTTTGCTCATTGGCCGAAACGGCACCGGCAAGACAAAAACACTGCAAGAGATTGCGCGCGTCTTTAGTCCCGGTCGTCGTCAGCTTTCCCTCGATGAGCCTTGCAAGTTGATTCTGGATAGCGATCGCCTTGCAACCCCGGAGCAACTGTCTGAATGGGGTGTTGTGTATTATACGCCTGCTCAGCTCAGACCCGACCTGCGTAGCACGCCGAATTGCATCAATGCCTCAAAGCGGCCAGTGGAAAATTACAACAACCTGGATCGCTACTCAAATATCCTGGAAGCGTTCGGCCTGAGTATAGAGTTGACCGCAACGTTGAGGGCCGAATATAAAAAGACGGCTCGGTTGCTCGCAGAAGCATTAGCCAAAAATCGGAAATTTAGAACCGCAGATGCCGTCAATGCATTCGACTTCGACAATCTGGATACGCGCAAACGAGCGTTTGAGGGCCTCTCCGAATTTGAGGCCAGCCAGTCTGAATACGACAAAGCCGAAGGTCATTACACCGATGCGCTTCAAGCACTGACTGAACTGATACAACATAAGATCCTCGAAAGCGCAGAAGACGTCAGGGTGTTTGCCTGCATAGCCGTTGTCACTCAATATGTGGAAAAGCGTAAAATCAACATCAGCCTGGTCATCGGGATGATCGCAAGGTTTTTAGAACTTAGATTTCTGCCCTCGCTGCACATGGATGCCAAAGAAGCAGAAATGCGGCAACTCGCAGAGTTCACCTACCATCACATCTACCAACTGGGGTTTGAAAAAACACCAGGCGGCAGCAACCACGTTCAACTCTACAGCCGAATATTGTCGTCCCCTCAGGATCGTGAAAACCTCGAACTGCTTCCACTCGCTAAGATCTGCCGACTGGACTACCCAAGTATCAGCTCTGGTCAGTGGGCGATCATGCAGCAGACCATTGCCATCTACGAATCTTTAAAAACACTCGCTGAACGTGGCAAGCGCAAATTGCTGGTACTGCTAGATGAGGGCGATGCGTTTCTTCATTTGGAATGGCAGCGCCAGTACGTTTTCCAGATCAACACGTTCTTGAGTCAGTGCAAAAGGGAGCTTGGCATCGAATGCCTGCAACTCATCCTGGCGACGCACTCGCCTTTTCTGGCAACAGACATACCACGCGAGTTCGTAGAGACGTTTGACAGTGACATACCACCGCCCTCTTTCGGCGCGCCCATGCAGTTGATTCTTAACCGTTCCTTCGGTGCTCGCTCCATGGGCGAGTTTGCAATAAGGGAAATCAACAAAACACTTGATCATGCCTCACAGGGACTCGTCACGGAGCGCGACCGCTACATAAAAGGCATCATTGAAGACCCTGTTATCACGCGTGAGATTGACTATCTGTTGAATAAGGCAGGCCAACATGCTGATTAACATTTCAGATGTCTGGGCCTCAGCAAGAGCGAGCCATAATCTTTACCTCGAGGGCCTGATTGATGACGGCCTGGCGTCACTTGGCCCGTCTGCGCTCGACCAACGAATCAAACTTTTTCTGGAATTCCTGAAAATCCACCTGACCGCCAAAAACATTTATGGCTTAAACAGCGCGATAAGCTATCACCAGAAACTGCAACGAAAAATATCACGACACGAGCGAATCAAAGTCAATGACTTTCTTGTAGAACTTTTCGACTACAAGGCATTTAGCAGGAGAAAGCTTCGCGACTGGTCAGCCTATAAGCTGTGCCGTAGCAGCAACTACAGGGTCTGCCCCTACTGCCACTACTCTCTCATGCTCGTCACGGAGGAGAAGAAAGGCGGGATAAGGCCGGACCTGGATCATTGGTACCCACAGCATCTTTATCCGTACCTGGCCCTGGCACTTAACAATCTTGTTCCTAGTTGCTTAATCTGCAACTCGCGCCTTAAAGGGTCAGCAGACATGCACATCAACCCCCACCTTCATCCGTTCCTGGACAGCGAATCGCTGCATTTCCGGTGCGAGAAACCAGGCAGTAGCATCGTCGACATCATTACGAATTTCGAGAACGTGAAAGATCAACTGTCCGTACGGATAGACTTCAATGGCGCTTGCCAGAAATCAACAAACACACTGACGTTGTTTCAATTGCGCGAACGATATGCGCTGCTCTCCCCTGACGGTGCAAAGTTCGTCGGCAGGAAAACCTATAGCGATGGCCTGGAGGACTGGTTTCAAGCGCATTTAATGGGGCCTTTGCATCAAACACCGCCAGTCCCTCAACTGAAGGATCGGGCGAAGGAAATTCGTCAGTTGGGCTTTGATCGTCAGGACTACAAAAACGAAGTATTCGGAAAGATGTATGCAGATCTCTACGATCAGTACGACAGAACGTCCCTGCTGAACAATCCTTACCCTTGAATTTGAATCGAGAGGAGAGGTCATCTGCACGGCCTGCACATGAGTCCATCCAATCCGGTCGCCTGCCTGATTGGATGGAACGCGACGAGCGGAGTTAGCCGGTTGAATACGCCCCCTGGTTGCCGCTAATACCCAAACAGCGACTTGCTCTCCAGGTACTCGTCAAACCCGAACTCCCCCCATTCACGGCCATTGCCAGACTGTTTGTAACCGCCAAACGGTGCCGCCTGATCGGCCCGTGCACCATTGAGATGGACCATGCCCGTGCGCAATTGCCGCGCCACCTGGCGAGCGCGTTCGAGACTCAAGGAGGTGACGTAGCCCGACAAGCCATAGGGGCTGTCATTGGCGATGGCAATCGCTTCGGCTTCGCTGTCGTACGGCATGATCGCCAGCACCGGGCCGAACACTTCTTCTCGCGCCACGGGCATGTCCGGCGTGACCTCGGCAAATACCGTCGGTTTTACGTAGTAACCGCGTGCAACACCCTCGGGCCGTCCCACCCCTCCTGCGACCAACAGTGCCCCCTCGGCGATGGCTGCGGCGATCATCGCCTGGACCCGTTCAAACTGCATGACGTTTGCCACCGGGCCAATGGCCGTGAGCGGGTTGCTGTCGTCATGAC
Proteins encoded in this window:
- a CDS encoding AraC family transcriptional regulator; this encodes MPADQFALSSDLINELLRGMRLRGVEYRRIQAGPTFGLGFTEKPGHAWFHFIAVGNAVLRMDDGTPYALSAGNAVFISHGAAHQLLSHPDAPVMDINRLDGAPLGDTVSAVATGADASPSPSTIVFSGCMEFELGSIHGLGRLMPGLMLIDAGGQRYPGLVPILTTMEREVGAARIGFAGILARLADVVAAMVVRGWVECACGNASGLVAALRDPRLAGALLALHQQPGRDWTVAQLAAHCNTSRSVFADRFQATIGVAPLRYVTELRMRLASQWLTLERLPIEEVAQRLGYTSQAAFSRAFKRITGKTPGLSRKVRQPAD
- a CDS encoding AAA family ATPase yields the protein MINTIISSRKTLTLRNNSTNLFDIDSISLLIGRNGTGKTKTLQEIARVFSPGRRQLSLDEPCKLILDSDRLATPEQLSEWGVVYYTPAQLRPDLRSTPNCINASKRPVENYNNLDRYSNILEAFGLSIELTATLRAEYKKTARLLAEALAKNRKFRTADAVNAFDFDNLDTRKRAFEGLSEFEASQSEYDKAEGHYTDALQALTELIQHKILESAEDVRVFACIAVVTQYVEKRKINISLVIGMIARFLELRFLPSLHMDAKEAEMRQLAEFTYHHIYQLGFEKTPGGSNHVQLYSRILSSPQDRENLELLPLAKICRLDYPSISSGQWAIMQQTIAIYESLKTLAERGKRKLLVLLDEGDAFLHLEWQRQYVFQINTFLSQCKRELGIECLQLILATHSPFLATDIPREFVETFDSDIPPPSFGAPMQLILNRSFGARSMGEFAIREINKTLDHASQGLVTERDRYIKGIIEDPVITREIDYLLNKAGQHAD